In Acinetobacter wanghuae, the sequence TGACACTGAATCCAGCATTCACCAACGGTGAACAGCTTGCAGTGATTGCAACAGACAAAGCCAATAACAGCACCAAGCCAAACACTGTCACAGCACCAGATAGCACAGCCCCAGTGACCTTGACGCAAGTATTGTCAGCAGACAATAAAACCGTAACAGGTACGACTGAAGCAAATGCGACAGTGACGGTAAGTTATAACGGTAAAGTGATTGGCACTGCAGTTGCAGGTACTGATGGCACATACAGCGTGACCTTGGACAAGGTATATAACAATGGTGAGAAGCTAGAGGTTATTGCAACTGACACAGCCAATAACAGTACAACACCAAATAGCATCATAGCGCCTGATAAAACAGCGCCAGCAAGCTTAACGCAAGCGATCAGTGCTGATGGTCAACGATCACAGGTACAACTGAAGCTGGCGCAACAGTCACAGCAACATTCAATGGTCAAGTGGTTGGTACAGCGTTGCATACAGATGGTCAATACACATTGACACTGAATCCAGCATTCACCAACGGTGAACAGCTTGCAGTGATTGCAACAGACAAAGCCAATAACAGCACCAAGCCAAACACTGTCACAGCACCAGATAGCACAGCCCCAGTGACCTTGACGCAAGTATTGTCAGCAGACAATAAAACCGTAACAGGTACGACTGAAGCAAATGCGACAGTGACGGTAAGTTATAACGGTAAAGTGATTGGCACTGCAGTTGCAGGTACTGATGGCACATACAGCGTGACCT encodes:
- a CDS encoding Ig-like domain-containing protein — protein: MVGTALHTDGQYTLTLNPAFTNGEQLAVIATDKANNSTKPNTVTAPDSTAPVTLTQVLSADNKTVTGTTEANATVTVSYNGKVIGTAVAGTDGTYSVTLDKVYNNGEKLEVIATDTANNSTTPNSIIAPDKTAPASLTQAISADGQTITGTTEAGATVTATFNGQVVGTAVAGTDGQYTLTLNPAFTNVNSLQ